DNA from Corynebacterium aurimucosum ATCC 700975:
GGTTGCTGTTTGAGGCTCACGGTGAGCGCGAAGGGCGATTAAGAAAGAACGGAGGGCGGGTAGCTGAGCGCGAGGGGCGGGTGGCTGAGCGCGCAGGGCGCCTGTTGTGCCTGGGGTAGGGGAGGGCAATTCCACTAGCAAGAAAGGCCCCGGCCACCACGCTCGTTATGAGTTCGTGGTGGCCGGGGCTTTGCTCGGCGCTGTGCTGTGTGCCAGCGCCTGTGGCGTTAAGCGCCTTTAAACGTCGAAGGCTTCCTCGAGCAGGTTCTTCTGCTCAATCTGGTGAACCTTCGCGTTACCGGTAGCAGTCGAGGACTGCGAGCGGCGGGACACGCGGACCATCTCCGGCATATCCGGGATGAGGTCGCGCAGGTGCTCGTTGTAGAACGGCCACGGGCCCTGGTTGGCCGGCTCGTCCTGCACGAAGCGAATCTGCGTTGCGTTCGGGTAAGCCTCGAAAGCCTCACGCAGGCGGTTGAACGGAATCGGGTGGAGCATCTCCACGCGCACGATGGCGATGTCATCGCGGCCATCGGCTTCCTTCTTCTTAGCCAGCTCCCAGTAGAGCTTGCCGGAAACCAGCATGATGGTCTTGACCTTGTCGGTATCGCCGACCTTCTTGCCCTTGATGTCCACGAAGTTCGGGTCGTTGATAACAGACTGGAATTTCTTGACCTCAGTGAAGTCCTCCACGGAGGAGGTTGCAGCCTTGTTGCGCAGCATGGACTTCGGGGTGAAGACCACCAGCGGGCGCTTCATCTCACCGAGAGCCTGGCGGCGCAGCAGGTGGAAGTGGTTAGCCGGGGTGGAAGGCTGAGCCACAGTCATGGAGCCCTCAGCGCACAGCTGCAGGAAGCGCTCGATACGGGCGGAGGAGTGGTCCGGGCCCTGGCCCTCGTAGCCGTGCGGCAGCAGCAGGATCAGGCTGGAGAGCTGACCCCACTTGGCCTCGCCGGAGGAGACGTACTCATCGATGATGGTCTGTGCACCGTTGGCGAAGTCACCGAACTGTGCCTCCCAAGCCACGACAGCATCCGGGTTACCCACGGTGTAGCCGTACTCGAAGCCCATGCCGGCGAACTCAGTCAGAGCCGAGTTGTAGACCATGAACTTACCGCCATTGCCCTTGGACTTCGCCAGGTGAGCAACCGGGTTGTGTTCCTCACCCGTGCGCGGGTCGAAGGCCACGGCGTGGCGCTGGGTGAAGGTACCGCGGCGGGAATCCTCACCGGCCAGGCGGACGACCTTGCCGGAGTTGGCCAGGGAACCGAAAGCGATGAGCTCGCCCCAGCCCCAGTCGATGCCGCCTTCGCGCGAGGACTTCTGGCGGTCCTTGGCCACCTTGGCCACGCGCTTGTGGTACTCGAAGCCCTCCGGCGGGGTGCCGTAGGCGTCACCGATCTCGGCGAGCTCCTCGGCGGTGATGGAGGTGTCCAGACCGCGGGTCAGCTCCTGGGAGGAGGTGATACCAGTCTGCTCCTTGGGGCCGGCCTCTTCAGCCTTCTTGTGGTCGGCGAAGACGGACTCCATCTGGTCGTGGAAGTCACGTGCAGCTGCCTCTGCCTCTTCATCGGAGAGGTCACCGCGGCCGATAAGCTCTTCGGTGTAGCGCTCACGGACGGACTTGTGGTCATCGATGATGTCGTAGAGCTGCGGCTGGGTCATGGACGGGTCATCGGCCTCGTTGTGGCCGCGCAGGCGGTAGCACACGAGGTCAATGAAGACGTCCTTGCCAAAGCGGCGGCGGTACTCGGTGGCCAGCTTGCCCACCCAGACAACTGCCTCCGGGTTGTCGCCGTTGACGTGGAAGACTGGGCAGTCGAAGCCCTTGGCCAGGTCGGTGGCGTAGTGCGTGGAGCGGCCGGAATCCGGGGTGGTGGTGAAGCCCACCTGGTTGTTGACAACCACGTGGACGGTACCGCCGGTGGTGTAGCCACGCAGCTGGGAAAGGTTGATGGTCTCCTGGACCACGCCCAGGCCGGTGAAGGAGGCATCGCCGTGGAGCATGATCGGCACAACGGTGTGGCCCTCGGCACCCTTGTCCAGGATGTCTTGCTTGGCGCGTGCGATACCTTCCATGACCGGGTCGACGGCCTCAAGGTGAGACGGGTTAGCAGCCAGGGTGACCTTGATTTCACCGTCACCGAACATCTGCAGGTGCTCGCCCTCAGCGCCCAGGTGGTACTTCACGTCACCGGAGCCGCCCATCTGGCCGCCCTTATAGTTGCCGTCGAACTCGCCGAAGATATCTGCCAGCGGCTTGCCCACGATGTTGAAGAGGACGTTGAGGCGGCCGCGGTGCGGCATGCCGATGACAACCTCGTCGAGGTCCTGGCCAGCGGCGGTGTCCACGATGGAATCCAGCAGAGCGATGAGGGACTCGGCGCCCTCCAGGGAGAAGCGCTTCTGGCCCACGTACTTGGTCTGCAGGAAGTTCTCAAAGGCCTCAGCAGCGTTGACCTTCTGCAGGATGTACTTCTGCTCGGAGTTGGTCGGCTTCGGCATGCCGGCCTCAATCTGCTCCTGCAGCCAGCCGCGCTCATCGCGGTCGAGGATGTGGGCGTACTCGGAGCCAACCTTGAGGGTGTAGGCGGAGCGCAGGCGGGTTACCACCTCGCGCAGCGTCATGGTCTCCTTGCCGCCGAAACCACCGACGTTGAAGGTGCGGTCCAGATCCCAGATGGTCAGGCCGTGGGTAGCGAGGTCGAGGTCGCGGTGATCCGGCCAGGGCAGGCCCGGCTGCTTCCAACCCAGCGGGTTGATGTCCGCCAGCAGGTGGCCACGGGAGCGGTAGGCCTCGATGTACTGCATGACGCGCGTGTTCTTGTCGACGCCCGTGTTGGGGACGTCGGCAGCCCAGCGGAAGGGCTGGTAGGGAACACCCATGGACTCGAAGAGCTCGTCCCAGAAGGCATCATCCAGAATGAGCTGGCCCACGGTGCGCAGGAATTCACCGGATTCCGCGCCCTGAATGACGCGGTGATCATAGGTGGAGGTCAGGGTAACCAGGCGGCCGACGCCGAGGTCTGCCAGGCGGTCAGCGGAGGTGCCGGCGAACTCGGCCGGGTAGTCCATGGATCCCACACCGATGATGGAGCCGGAGCCCTTGGTCAGGCGGGCGATGGAGTGACGGGTGCCGATGCCACCCGGGTTGGTCAGGTTGATGGTGACGCCGGAGAAGTCATCCATCGTCAGCTTGTTCTTGCGGGAGCGGTCAACGATGTCCTGGTAGGCATCGATGAACTCGGAGAAGGTCTTGTTCTCCGCTTCCTTGATGGCAGCGACGACGAGGGCGCGGGAGCCATCCTTCTGCGGAAGGTCGATGGCCAGGCCCAGGTTGACGTGCTCCGGCTGGACAACGGTGGGCTTGCCGTCCTG
Protein-coding regions in this window:
- a CDS encoding multifunctional oxoglutarate decarboxylase/oxoglutarate dehydrogenase thiamine pyrophosphate-binding subunit/dihydrolipoyllysine-residue succinyltransferase subunit; the encoded protein is MSNSSIYGPNAWLIDEQFQQYSKDPNSVDKEWREYFEANGAPKPAAQSKAANAQSSTPTQKKSAAQAAPKKNQAEEKASSAPAKAAKKTEKKSESPLDRIKEAPEPGSRVLKGMFKAIAKNMDESLEIPTATTVRDIPVKLMWENRAMINDHLKRTRGGKISFTHILGYALVKAVQIHPDMNVRYELQDGKPTVVQPEHVNLGLAIDLPQKDGSRALVVAAIKEAENKTFSEFIDAYQDIVDRSRKNKLTMDDFSGVTINLTNPGGIGTRHSIARLTKGSGSIIGVGSMDYPAEFAGTSADRLADLGVGRLVTLTSTYDHRVIQGAESGEFLRTVGQLILDDAFWDELFESMGVPYQPFRWAADVPNTGVDKNTRVMQYIEAYRSRGHLLADINPLGWKQPGLPWPDHRDLDLATHGLTIWDLDRTFNVGGFGGKETMTLREVVTRLRSAYTLKVGSEYAHILDRDERGWLQEQIEAGMPKPTNSEQKYILQKVNAAEAFENFLQTKYVGQKRFSLEGAESLIALLDSIVDTAAGQDLDEVVIGMPHRGRLNVLFNIVGKPLADIFGEFDGNYKGGQMGGSGDVKYHLGAEGEHLQMFGDGEIKVTLAANPSHLEAVDPVMEGIARAKQDILDKGAEGHTVVPIMLHGDASFTGLGVVQETINLSQLRGYTTGGTVHVVVNNQVGFTTTPDSGRSTHYATDLAKGFDCPVFHVNGDNPEAVVWVGKLATEYRRRFGKDVFIDLVCYRLRGHNEADDPSMTQPQLYDIIDDHKSVRERYTEELIGRGDLSDEEAEAAARDFHDQMESVFADHKKAEEAGPKEQTGITSSQELTRGLDTSITAEELAEIGDAYGTPPEGFEYHKRVAKVAKDRQKSSREGGIDWGWGELIAFGSLANSGKVVRLAGEDSRRGTFTQRHAVAFDPRTGEEHNPVAHLAKSKGNGGKFMVYNSALTEFAGMGFEYGYTVGNPDAVVAWEAQFGDFANGAQTIIDEYVSSGEAKWGQLSSLILLLPHGYEGQGPDHSSARIERFLQLCAEGSMTVAQPSTPANHFHLLRRQALGEMKRPLVVFTPKSMLRNKAATSSVEDFTEVKKFQSVINDPNFVDIKGKKVGDTDKVKTIMLVSGKLYWELAKKKEADGRDDIAIVRVEMLHPIPFNRLREAFEAYPNATQIRFVQDEPANQGPWPFYNEHLRDLIPDMPEMVRVSRRSQSSTATGNAKVHQIEQKNLLEEAFDV